Proteins encoded in a region of the Pseudomonas viciae genome:
- a CDS encoding Gfo/Idh/MocA family protein: protein MSLKLGVIGTGAIGQDHIRRCSQTLLNSQVVAVTDINLQQAAKVVADLKLTAEVYPDGHALIKAPDVEAILVTSWGPSHEEFVLAAIAAGKPVFCEKPLAVTAEGCRKIVEAEVAHGKRLVQVGFMRPYDEGYRALKAVIDSGQIGEPLMLHCAHRNPSVGENYKTDMAITDTLIHELDVLRWLLADDYVSVQVVFPRKTSKALAHLRDPQIVLLETAKGTRIDVEVFVNCQYGYDIQCEVVGETGIAKLPEPSQVQLRSGAKLSNAILMDWKDRFIAAYDVELQAFIDGVRTGQVGGPSAWDGFAAAVAADACIQAQQSGQIVKVELPERPRFYG from the coding sequence ATGTCTTTGAAGCTGGGCGTCATCGGCACCGGGGCCATCGGCCAGGACCATATCCGTCGTTGCAGCCAGACCTTGCTCAACAGCCAGGTGGTGGCGGTGACCGACATCAACCTGCAACAAGCGGCCAAGGTCGTTGCCGATCTCAAGCTGACCGCCGAGGTCTACCCCGACGGTCATGCGTTGATCAAGGCGCCGGACGTGGAGGCGATCCTCGTGACCTCCTGGGGACCGAGCCACGAAGAGTTCGTGCTGGCGGCGATTGCCGCTGGCAAACCGGTGTTCTGTGAAAAGCCCCTGGCCGTCACGGCCGAAGGCTGCCGCAAGATCGTCGAGGCCGAAGTCGCCCACGGCAAGCGCCTGGTGCAGGTCGGTTTCATGCGCCCGTACGATGAAGGTTATCGGGCGCTCAAGGCGGTGATTGACAGTGGGCAGATCGGTGAACCGCTGATGCTGCACTGCGCCCACCGCAACCCGAGCGTCGGCGAGAACTACAAGACCGACATGGCCATCACCGATACCTTGATCCATGAATTGGATGTGTTGCGCTGGCTGCTGGCCGATGACTATGTCTCGGTGCAGGTGGTGTTCCCGCGCAAGACCAGCAAGGCCCTGGCGCACTTGCGGGATCCGCAGATCGTTCTGTTGGAAACCGCGAAGGGCACGCGCATCGACGTGGAGGTGTTCGTCAACTGCCAGTACGGCTACGACATCCAGTGTGAAGTGGTGGGGGAGACCGGCATCGCCAAGCTCCCGGAACCGTCCCAGGTGCAACTGCGCAGCGGCGCCAAGCTGTCCAACGCCATCCTGATGGATTGGAAGGACCGCTTCATCGCTGCCTACGACGTCGAATTGCAGGCCTTCATCGACGGCGTGCGCACCGGGCAGGTGGGCGGTCCGTCGGCCTGGGACGGCTTCGCCGCGGCGGTGGCGGCGGATGCTTGCATTCAAGCGCAGCAGAGCGGGCAGATCGTCAAAGTCGAACTGCCCGAGCGCCCGCGTTTCTACGGCTAA
- a CDS encoding Gfo/Idh/MocA family oxidoreductase, whose product MRIGLVGYGKGGRFFHAPLISSLPGATFVGVVTRSAERREQLASDYPHVQAFDTLEQLVAAGVDAVVVSTPLDGRPAVVMQAIELGVAVVSDKPFAQDAGQAEAMVLAAERRNVPLSVYQNRRWDSDFLTLRKLLASGALGQIIRFESSVERYSPMSVGKGSGGGFLRDLGSHLVDQALQLFGPVARVYAELDYRQPGQAFDNGFFMSLTHAGGVISHLSGNCVQNAPRPRFRVNGTEGCYTVDGLDGQEAQALAGLSPATEGERWGAEEHRRWGWFEHGTERERVTSERGCWMAFYQRLQTALQGSGPLPVEARDALATTRILDAARQSAEQGGVVCLTVPVGHGIKNE is encoded by the coding sequence ATGCGAATCGGACTAGTGGGCTATGGCAAGGGCGGGCGGTTTTTTCATGCGCCGCTGATCAGCAGCCTGCCGGGGGCTACGTTTGTTGGCGTGGTGACCCGGTCCGCCGAGCGGCGCGAGCAACTGGCGAGTGATTACCCGCACGTCCAGGCCTTCGACACGCTCGAACAATTGGTGGCGGCCGGCGTCGATGCGGTGGTGGTGTCCACGCCGTTGGACGGTCGCCCAGCCGTGGTGATGCAAGCCATCGAACTCGGCGTGGCAGTGGTCAGCGATAAGCCTTTCGCCCAAGACGCTGGGCAAGCCGAGGCCATGGTGTTGGCGGCCGAACGGCGCAATGTGCCGTTGAGCGTGTACCAGAACCGTCGCTGGGATTCGGATTTCCTGACTCTGCGTAAGCTGCTGGCTTCCGGAGCCCTGGGGCAAATCATTCGTTTTGAATCCAGCGTCGAGCGCTATTCGCCGATGTCGGTGGGCAAGGGCAGTGGTGGCGGATTTCTGCGTGACCTGGGCAGTCATCTGGTGGACCAGGCGCTGCAACTGTTCGGGCCGGTGGCCAGGGTGTACGCCGAACTGGATTACCGGCAGCCAGGCCAGGCGTTCGATAACGGCTTCTTCATGTCCTTGACCCATGCCGGTGGCGTGATTTCCCACTTGAGCGGCAATTGTGTGCAAAACGCACCGCGCCCGCGTTTCCGGGTCAATGGCACCGAGGGTTGTTATACCGTCGATGGCCTGGATGGCCAGGAGGCCCAGGCGTTGGCCGGGTTGAGCCCAGCGACCGAGGGTGAGCGCTGGGGCGCCGAAGAACATCGGCGCTGGGGCTGGTTCGAACACGGCACCGAGCGTGAGCGGGTGACCTCGGAGCGAGGCTGCTGGATGGCGTTCTACCAACGCTTGCAAACCGCGTTGCAGGGCTCTGGCCCGCTACCGGTGGAAGCCCGTGATGCGCTGGCGACCACGCGCATCCTCGACGCTGCCAGGCAGAGTGCCGAGCAGGGCGGGGTGGTGTGTTTAACCGTGCCTGTAGGGCATGGAATAAAAAACGAATAA
- a CDS encoding sugar ABC transporter substrate-binding protein: MKTKTRIASLALSLMLTSGAALADLKIGVSMSQFDDTWLTYLRESMDKKAKSFPDGVTLQFEDARSDVVKQLSQVESFISQKVDALIVNPVDTAATQRITKAAVAAGIPLVYVNRRPDDPKLPEGVVTVASDDLEAGRMQMQYLADKMGGKGDIVILLGDLANNSTTNRTKGVKEVLAKYPGIKIEQEQTGIWSRDKGMTLVNDWLTQGRDFQAVVSNNDEMAIGAAMALKQAGTKKGSVLIAGVDGTPDGLNAIKKGEMAVSVFQDAKGQADGSIDTAVKMVKKQPVEQAVWVPYRLITPENVDQFK, translated from the coding sequence ATGAAGACCAAGACCCGTATCGCCTCGCTGGCCCTGTCGTTGATGCTCACCAGCGGCGCTGCCCTGGCGGACCTGAAGATCGGCGTCAGCATGTCCCAGTTCGATGACACCTGGCTGACCTACCTGCGCGAATCCATGGACAAGAAAGCCAAGTCATTCCCGGACGGCGTCACCTTGCAGTTCGAAGACGCGCGCAGTGATGTGGTCAAGCAACTGAGCCAGGTGGAAAGCTTCATCAGCCAGAAGGTCGACGCGCTCATCGTCAACCCGGTGGACACCGCCGCGACCCAGCGCATCACCAAGGCCGCCGTGGCCGCCGGTATTCCCCTGGTGTACGTCAACCGCCGCCCGGACGATCCGAAATTGCCGGAAGGCGTGGTCACCGTGGCCTCCGATGACCTCGAAGCCGGGCGCATGCAGATGCAGTACCTGGCCGACAAGATGGGCGGCAAAGGCGACATCGTGATCCTGTTGGGTGACCTGGCCAACAACTCCACCACGAACCGCACCAAGGGCGTCAAGGAGGTGCTGGCCAAGTATCCGGGCATCAAGATTGAACAGGAACAGACCGGTATCTGGTCGCGAGACAAGGGCATGACCCTGGTCAACGACTGGCTCACCCAGGGCCGCGACTTCCAGGCCGTGGTGTCCAACAACGACGAGATGGCCATCGGTGCCGCGATGGCACTCAAGCAAGCGGGCACCAAGAAAGGCAGCGTATTGATTGCCGGGGTCGATGGTACGCCGGACGGCTTGAACGCCATCAAGAAAGGCGAAATGGCGGTCTCGGTGTTCCAGGACGCCAAGGGCCAGGCCGATGGCTCGATCGATACGGCGGTGAAAATGGTCAAGAAGCAGCCGGTCGAACAGGCCGTCTGGGTGCCGTACCGGCTGATCACGCCGGAAAATGTCGATCAGTTCAAGTGA
- a CDS encoding sugar ABC transporter ATP-binding protein, translating to MFASATASSAPAMTVQPDVTPEEPYLLEVVNVSKGFPGVVALSDVQLRVRPGSVLALMGENGAGKSTLMKIIAGIYQPDAGELRLRGKPITFDTPLAALQAGIAMIHQELNLMPHMSIAENIWIGREQLNGLHMVDHGEMHRCTARLLERLRINLDPEEQVGNLSIAERQMVEIAKAVSYDSDILIMDEPTSAITETEVAHLFSIIADLKSQGKGIIYITHKMNEVFAIADEVAVFRDGAYIGLQRADSMDGDSLISMMVGRELSQLFPVREQPIGELVLSVRDLSLDGIFKGVSFDLHAGEILGIAGLMGSGRTNVAEAIFGVTPSTGGEILLDGQPVRISDPHMAIEKGFALLTEDRKLSGLFPCLSVLENMEMAVLPHYVGNGFIQQKALRALCEDMCKKLRVKTPSLEQCIDTLSGGNQQKALLARWLMTNPRILILDEPTRGIDVGAKAEIYRLISFLASEGMAVIMISSELPEVLGMSDRVMVMHEGDLMGTLDRSEATQERVMQLASGLSAVH from the coding sequence ATGTTCGCTTCAGCGACTGCTTCGAGCGCCCCGGCGATGACTGTCCAGCCGGACGTAACACCTGAAGAACCGTACCTGCTGGAAGTCGTCAATGTCAGCAAAGGCTTTCCCGGCGTGGTGGCCCTGTCCGATGTACAGCTGCGGGTCCGTCCTGGTTCCGTGCTGGCCCTGATGGGTGAAAACGGCGCGGGCAAATCCACCCTGATGAAAATCATCGCCGGCATTTACCAGCCGGACGCCGGCGAGCTGCGCCTGCGCGGCAAGCCGATAACCTTCGATACGCCCCTGGCGGCCTTGCAGGCGGGTATTGCGATGATCCATCAGGAACTGAACCTGATGCCGCACATGAGCATTGCCGAAAACATCTGGATCGGCCGCGAGCAGCTCAACGGCCTGCACATGGTCGACCATGGCGAAATGCATCGCTGCACCGCCAGGCTGCTGGAGCGCCTGCGGATCAACCTCGATCCTGAAGAGCAAGTGGGCAACCTGAGCATTGCCGAACGACAGATGGTCGAGATCGCCAAGGCTGTGTCCTACGATTCCGACATCCTGATCATGGACGAACCGACTTCGGCGATCACCGAGACGGAAGTCGCCCATCTGTTCTCGATCATTGCCGACCTCAAGTCCCAGGGTAAGGGCATCATCTACATCACCCATAAAATGAACGAAGTATTCGCCATCGCCGATGAAGTGGCGGTGTTTCGCGACGGCGCCTACATCGGCCTGCAACGGGCTGACAGCATGGATGGCGACAGCCTGATTTCGATGATGGTTGGGCGCGAGTTGAGCCAGTTGTTCCCGGTGCGGGAGCAACCCATCGGTGAATTGGTGCTGTCGGTGCGCGACCTGAGCCTGGACGGCATCTTCAAAGGCGTGTCTTTCGACCTGCATGCCGGGGAAATCCTTGGCATCGCCGGGCTGATGGGTTCGGGCCGGACCAATGTGGCCGAGGCGATTTTCGGCGTAACCCCAAGCACCGGTGGCGAGATCCTGCTGGACGGCCAACCGGTACGCATCAGTGACCCGCACATGGCCATCGAGAAGGGCTTTGCGCTGTTGACCGAGGATCGCAAGCTTAGCGGCCTGTTCCCGTGCCTGTCGGTGCTGGAAAACATGGAAATGGCCGTGTTGCCCCATTACGTCGGCAACGGCTTCATCCAGCAGAAAGCCCTGCGTGCCTTGTGCGAAGACATGTGCAAGAAGCTGCGGGTCAAGACCCCATCCCTTGAGCAGTGCATTGACACCTTGTCCGGCGGCAATCAACAGAAGGCGTTGCTGGCCCGCTGGCTGATGACCAACCCACGCATCCTGATCCTTGACGAGCCGACCCGCGGCATCGACGTGGGGGCCAAGGCCGAGATCTACCGGCTGATTTCCTTCCTCGCCAGCGAGGGTATGGCGGTGATCATGATTTCTTCGGAACTGCCGGAAGTGCTGGGCATGAGCGACCGGGTGATGGTGATGCACGAGGGCGACCTGATGGGCACCCTCGACCGCAGCGAAGCGACCCAGGAGCGGGTGATGCAATTGGCTTCGGGCCTGTCTGCGGTTCATTAG
- a CDS encoding ABC transporter permease: MNAILENKPAAAPARTRRRLPTELSIFLVLIGIGLVFEMFGWIMRDQSFLMNSQRLVLMILQVSIIGLLAIGVTQVIITTGIDLSSGSVLALSAMIAASLAQTSDFARAVFPSLTDLPVWIPVVAGLGVGLLAGAINGSIIAMTGIPPFIATLGMMVSARGLARYYTEGQPVSMLSDSYTAIGHGAMPVIIFLVVAVIFHIALRYTKYGKYTYAIGGNMQAARTSGINVKRHLVIVYSIAGLLAGLAGVVASARAATGQAGMGMSYELDAIAAAVIGGTSLAGGVGRITGTVIGALILGVMASGFTFVGVDAYIQDIIKGLIIVVAVVIDQYRNKRKLKR; this comes from the coding sequence ATGAACGCGATACTGGAAAACAAACCCGCGGCCGCACCGGCCAGGACGCGTCGGCGGCTGCCGACGGAACTGAGCATCTTCCTAGTGCTGATTGGCATTGGCCTGGTGTTCGAAATGTTCGGCTGGATCATGCGCGACCAGAGTTTCCTGATGAACTCCCAGCGCCTGGTGCTGATGATCCTGCAAGTATCGATCATTGGCCTACTGGCCATCGGCGTGACCCAGGTGATCATCACCACCGGCATCGACCTGTCGTCCGGCTCGGTGCTGGCGCTGTCGGCCATGATCGCCGCCAGCCTGGCCCAGACTTCGGACTTCGCCCGGGCGGTGTTTCCTTCCCTGACGGACCTGCCGGTGTGGATCCCGGTGGTCGCCGGGCTCGGCGTGGGGCTATTGGCGGGGGCGATCAACGGCAGCATCATCGCCATGACCGGCATTCCGCCGTTTATTGCCACCCTCGGCATGATGGTCTCGGCCCGTGGCCTGGCGCGTTACTACACCGAAGGCCAGCCGGTGAGCATGTTGTCCGATTCCTACACCGCCATCGGCCATGGCGCCATGCCGGTGATCATCTTCCTGGTGGTGGCGGTGATCTTCCACATTGCCCTGCGCTACACCAAGTACGGCAAATACACCTACGCCATCGGCGGCAACATGCAGGCGGCGCGCACTTCCGGGATCAACGTCAAGCGCCACCTGGTGATTGTCTACAGCATCGCCGGGTTGCTGGCGGGGCTGGCCGGGGTGGTCGCCTCGGCGCGGGCGGCGACCGGCCAGGCCGGCATGGGCATGTCTTATGAGCTGGATGCGATTGCGGCGGCGGTGATCGGCGGTACCAGCCTGGCGGGTGGGGTGGGGCGTATCACCGGAACGGTGATCGGGGCGCTGATCCTCGGGGTGATGGCCAGTGGTTTCACCTTCGTCGGTGTCGATGCCTACATCCAGGACATCATCAAGGGGCTGATCATCGTGGTGGCGGTGGTCATCGACCAGTACCGCAACAAGCGTAAACTCAAGCGCTGA
- a CDS encoding TraR/DksA family transcriptional regulator has product MTKEKLLAMPADDYMNAEQLAFFTKLLQNMKVETHERIEQNRIAIESLDTPADPADAASVEEERTWLVNAIDRDQRMLPQLEQALDRINDDSFGWCDDSGEPIGLKRLLISPTTKYCIEAQERHEQIDKHQRQA; this is encoded by the coding sequence ATGACAAAGGAAAAGTTGCTGGCCATGCCGGCGGATGACTACATGAATGCCGAGCAGCTGGCTTTCTTCACCAAGCTGTTGCAGAACATGAAAGTCGAAACCCACGAGCGCATCGAACAGAACCGAATCGCCATTGAGAGCCTGGACACCCCGGCTGACCCAGCGGACGCTGCTTCCGTAGAAGAAGAGCGGACCTGGCTGGTTAACGCCATCGATCGCGACCAGCGCATGCTGCCTCAGCTGGAGCAGGCCCTGGACCGTATCAACGACGACAGCTTTGGCTGGTGCGACGACAGCGGCGAGCCAATCGGCCTCAAGCGCCTGCTGATCAGCCCGACCACCAAGTACTGCATCGAAGCTCAGGAACGTCACGAGCAGATCGATAAGCACCAACGTCAGGCCTGA
- a CDS encoding methyl-accepting chemotaxis protein, protein MIATEQATSQLSQQALSAASEAHRSSVAGRSELVESISRMHQLSQRANDSRELIEALSVRSDEIQRVSLVIQSIASQTNLLALNAAIEAARAGEHGRGFAVVADEVRGLAGRTAAATGEVGVMVADIQQRTAQVVEQIRQLASDLDSGVQQVEHTGQHLENIARLAAGVETQVSAIAQGTDTNREQLDSLFHAIEQMRGDLSISDQQTQRLAEAAVQMEGQAETISERLAEVGLDDYHQRVYDLAREGASQIAAQFEADIDQGRVSLEDLFDRSYQPIPNTQPAKYQTRFDRYTDQVLPAIQEPLLARHEGLVFAIACTQQGYVPTHNKVFSQPLTGDPQVDTLNNRTKRKFSDRTGIRCGSHQQPVLLQTYTRDTGELMHDLSVPIMLKGRHWGGLRLGYKPEKPR, encoded by the coding sequence ATGATCGCCACCGAACAAGCCACCTCACAACTCAGCCAGCAGGCCCTGAGCGCCGCCAGTGAAGCTCATCGCAGCAGCGTGGCCGGGCGCAGCGAACTGGTGGAGTCCATCAGCCGTATGCACCAGCTTAGCCAGCGCGCCAACGACAGCCGCGAGTTGATCGAGGCCTTGAGCGTGCGCAGTGATGAAATCCAACGGGTCAGCCTGGTGATTCAGTCCATCGCCAGCCAGACCAACCTGCTGGCGCTGAACGCGGCCATCGAGGCGGCACGGGCCGGTGAGCATGGTCGTGGGTTCGCGGTGGTGGCCGATGAAGTACGCGGCCTGGCCGGGCGCACGGCTGCGGCGACCGGCGAAGTGGGGGTGATGGTGGCGGACATCCAGCAGCGCACCGCCCAGGTGGTGGAACAGATCCGTCAATTGGCCAGTGACCTGGACAGCGGTGTGCAGCAGGTCGAACACACCGGCCAGCACCTGGAAAACATTGCCCGGCTCGCGGCGGGTGTGGAAACTCAGGTCAGCGCCATCGCCCAGGGCACCGACACCAATCGTGAGCAACTCGACAGCCTGTTCCATGCCATCGAGCAGATGCGCGGCGACCTGTCCATCAGCGACCAGCAGACTCAGCGCCTCGCCGAGGCGGCGGTGCAGATGGAAGGCCAGGCCGAAACCATCAGCGAACGCCTGGCCGAGGTGGGCCTGGACGACTATCACCAACGGGTCTATGACCTGGCACGGGAAGGGGCGAGCCAGATCGCCGCGCAATTCGAGGCCGATATCGACCAGGGCCGGGTCAGCCTGGAGGATCTGTTCGACCGTAGCTACCAGCCTATCCCCAACACCCAGCCGGCCAAATACCAGACCCGTTTCGACCGCTACACCGATCAGGTGCTGCCGGCGATCCAGGAGCCATTGCTTGCCCGCCACGAAGGCCTGGTGTTTGCGATTGCCTGCACCCAGCAAGGTTATGTGCCGACTCACAACAAGGTCTTCAGCCAGCCGCTGACCGGCGACCCGCAGGTGGACACGCTGAACAACCGCACCAAGCGCAAATTTTCCGATCGCACCGGGATCCGCTGCGGCAGCCACCAACAGCCGGTGCTGCTCCAGACCTACACCCGCGACACGGGTGAGTTGATGCACGACCTTTCCGTACCGATCATGCTCAAGGGGCGGCATTGGGGTGGTTTGCGCTTGGGCTACAAACCCGAGAAACCGCGCTAG
- a CDS encoding DUF2789 family protein has translation MEQPSYELNTLFDQLGLPSDGKAIDDFIMAHPLAPEIKLVEADFLAPHQKALLKEWMRADGEEALLVDELNVRLHGGK, from the coding sequence GAACTCAATACCCTGTTCGACCAACTAGGCCTGCCCTCGGACGGCAAAGCCATCGACGATTTCATCATGGCGCACCCGCTGGCGCCGGAGATTAAGCTGGTGGAAGCCGATTTCTTGGCACCACACCAGAAAGCCCTGCTCAAGGAATGGATGCGCGCCGACGGCGAAGAAGCTCTGTTGGTAGACGAACTGAACGTGCGCCTGCACGGCGGTAAGTAG